One window from the genome of Oryza glaberrima chromosome 3, OglaRS2, whole genome shotgun sequence encodes:
- the LOC127767559 gene encoding subtilisin-like protease, producing MRTQRILLAVVVSMVVSSAMLAVVSCARERKNYVVHLDPREDGGVADSVELWHRSFLPEAAGDDGPRIIYSYSHVLSGFAAQLTDDEAEAMRKKEGCIRLYPEEFLPLATTHSPGFLGLHLGNDGFWSRSGFGRGVVIGLLDTGILPSHPSFGDAGMPPPPKKWKGTCEFKAISGGGCNNKIIGARAFGSAAVNATAPPVDDAGHGTHTASTAAGNFVENADVRGNAHGTASGMAPHAHLAIYKVCTRSRCSIMDIIAGLDAAVKDGVDVLSFSIGASPGAPFNYDLVAIATFKAMEHGIFVSSAAGNDGPVAATVGNGAPWMLTVAAGTMDRAIRTTVTLGNGQVFDGESLYQPRNNTAGRQLPLVFPGLNGDSDSRDCSTLVEEEVSGKVVLCESRSIVEHVEQGQTVSAYGGAGMILMNKPVEGYTTFADAHVLPASHVSYAAGSKILSYIKSTPKPTASVTFKGTVMGSSPAPSVAFFSSRGPNKASPGVLKPDITGPGMNILAAWAPGEMHTEFADGVSLSFFMESGTSMSTPHLSGIAAIIKSLHPTWSPSAIKSAIMTSSDVADHAGVPIKDEQYRSASFYTMGAGYVNPSRAVDPGLVYDLHTNDYIAYLCGLGIGDDGVKEITHRRVSCAKLKAITEAELNYPSLVVKLLSQPITVHRIVTNVGKANSVYTAVVDMPKNVAVTVHPPLLRFSRAYEKQSFTVTVRWAGQPAVAGVEGNLKWVSDEHVVRSPIVIPPAKAVV from the coding sequence ATGAGGACTCAACGAATCCTCCTCGCCGTAGTAGTGTCCATGGTTGTTTCCTCAGCGATGCTGGCCGTTGTCTCCTGCGCGCGGGAGAGGAAGAACTACGTGGTTCATCTCGACCCgagggaggacggcggcgtcgccgacTCGGTCGAGCTGTGGCACCGCTCGTTCttgccggaggcggcgggggatgaTGGCCCGAGGATCATTTACTCGTACAGCCACGTGCTGTCCGGGTTCGCCGCGCAGCTCACCGACGACGAGGCTGAGGCGATGAGGAAGAAGGAGGGGTGCATCAGACTGTACCCCGAGGAGTTCTTGCCGTTGGCGACCACCCATTCGCCGGGGTTCCTTGGGCTTCACCTCGGCAATGATGGGTTCTGGAGCCGCTCCGGGTTCGGCCGGGGCGTGGTGATTGGGCTCCTGGACACCGGTATTTTGCCCAGCCACCCGTCGTTCGGCGACGccgggatgccgccgccgcccaagaaGTGGAAGGGCACCTGCGAGTTCAaggccatctccggcggcggatGCAACAACAAGATCATCGGCGCGCGCGCCTTCGGCAGCGCCGCGGTCAatgcgacggcgccgccggtggacgACGCGGGGCACGGCACGCATACGGCGAGCACGGCCGCGGGCAACTTCGTCGAGAATGCCGACGTCCGCGGCAACGCCCATGGCACGGCGTCCGGGATGGCGCCGCACGCGCACCTGGCCATATACAAGGTGTGCACCAGGAGCCGGTGCTCCATCATGGACATCATCGCCGGGCTGGACGCCGCCGTCAAGGACGGCGTCGACGTGCTCTCGTTCTCCATCGGCGCGTCCCCCGGTGCGCCGTTCAACTACGacctcgtcgccatcgccacgtTCAAGGCCATGGAGCATGGCATCTTTGTCAGCTCCGCCGCTGGCAATGATGGCCCAGTCGCCGCCACCGTGGGCAACGGCGCGCCATGGATGCTCACGGTCGCGGCCGGCACCATGGACCGGGCGATACGCACCACGGTGACGCTCGGCAACGGCCAGGTGTTCGACGGCGAGTCCCTGTACCAGCCGCGGAACAACACCGCCGGGCGCCAGCTCCCGCTGGTGTTCCCGGGCCTGAACGGCGACTCCGACTCACGAGACTGCAGCACGCTGGTCGAAGAGGAGGTGAGCGGCAAGGTGGTGCTCTGCGAGAGCCGCAGCATTGTCGAGCACGTCGAGCAGGGACAGACCGTGTCCGcgtacggcggcgccggcatgaTCCTGATGAACAAGCCGGTCGAAGGGTACACCACATTCGCCGACGCGCACGTGCTGCCGGCGTCGCATGTGAGCTACGCCGCCGGGTCAAAGATCCTGTCCTACATCAAGTCCACTCCCAAGCCGACGGCGAGCGTCACATTCAAGGGGACGGTGAtggggtcgtcgccggcgccgtccgtcGCGTTCTTCTCGTCCCGGGGGCCGAACAAGGCCAGCCCGGGCGTTCTGAAGCCTGACATCACCGGGCCCGGCATGAACATCCTCGCCGCGTGGGCCCCTGGCGAGATGCACACCGAGTTCGCCGACGGCGTCAGCCTCTCCTTCTTCATGGAGTCCGGCACGTCGATGTCCACCCCGCACCTGAGCGGCATCGCCGCCATCATCAAGAGCCTTCACCCGACATGGTCCCCGTCGGCGATCAAGTCGGCGATCATGACGTCGTCCGACGTCGCCGACCACGCCGGCGTGCCGATCAAGGACGAGCAGTACCGCAGCGCGAGCTTCTACACCATGGGCGCCGGCTACGTCAACCCGTCCCGCGCCGTCGACCCGGGCCTCGTCTACGACCTCCACACCAACGACTACATCGCCTACCTCTGCGGCCTCGgcatcggcgacgacggcgtgaaGGAGATAACCCACCGCCGCGTCTCCTGCGCCAAGCTCAAGGCCATCACCGAGGCGGAGCTCAACTACCCGTCGCTGGTGGTGAAGCTGCTGTCCCAGCCGATCACCGTCCACCGCATCGTGACCAACGTCGGGAAGGCCAACTCCGTGTACACCGCCGTGGTGGACATGCCCAAGAACGTCGCGGTCACCGTGCACCCGCCATTGCTGCGCTTCTCCAGGGCGTACGAGAAGCAGAGCTTCACGGTGACCGTGCGGTGGGCAGGGCagccggccgtcgccggcgtcgaggggAACCTCAAGTGGGTCTCCGACGAGCACGTCGTGAGGAGCCCGATCGTGATACCGCCAGCGAAGGCCGTCGTGTAG